A section of the Saccharopolyspora gregorii genome encodes:
- a CDS encoding response regulator — MTKVLVVDDEPQLLRALRINLTAHGYEVVVAPDGMTALRVAAEARPDAVVLDLGLPDLDGVEVIAGLRGWTTLPIIVLSARTESTDKVHALDAGADDYVTKPFGMDELLARLRAAVRRSRSAVAEDEPVVRTDAFEVDLSAKKVLRAGAEVHLTPTEWGMLEVLVRNRGKLVAQRRLLQEVWGPAYADEFHYLRVYIAQLRRKLEDDPSRPRHLITEAGMGYRFEG; from the coding sequence ATGACGAAGGTCCTGGTGGTGGACGACGAACCGCAGCTGCTGCGTGCCCTGCGGATCAACCTCACCGCGCACGGCTACGAGGTAGTGGTCGCGCCGGACGGCATGACCGCGCTGCGGGTGGCGGCCGAAGCGCGGCCGGACGCGGTCGTGCTGGACCTCGGCCTGCCCGACCTGGACGGGGTGGAGGTGATCGCCGGGCTGCGCGGCTGGACCACGCTGCCGATCATCGTGCTGTCCGCGCGCACCGAATCCACCGACAAGGTGCACGCCCTCGACGCGGGCGCCGACGACTACGTGACGAAACCGTTCGGCATGGACGAACTCCTCGCCCGGCTGCGCGCCGCGGTCCGCCGCTCCCGGTCCGCGGTCGCCGAGGACGAACCGGTGGTGCGCACCGACGCGTTCGAAGTGGACCTGTCGGCGAAGAAGGTGCTGCGCGCCGGCGCCGAAGTGCACCTGACGCCCACCGAGTGGGGCATGCTGGAAGTGCTGGTGCGCAACCGCGGCAAGCTCGTCGCGCAGCGGCGGCTGCTGCAGGAGGTGTGGGGCCCGGCCTACGCCGACGAGTTCCACTACCTGCGGGTGTACATCGCGCAGCTGCGCCGCAAGCTGGAGGACGACCCGAGCCGCCCCCGCCACCTCATCACCGAAGCGGGCATGGGTTACCGGTTCGAAGGCTGA
- the kdpB gene encoding potassium-transporting ATPase subunit KdpB codes for MTAVRTDTPESAGNQQPPRGRAVAAGSFRPRQLLAALPQALRKLHPKHQLANPVLLVVWVGSVLSTALAVAEPSAFGIAVAAWLWFTVLFANLAEAVAEGRGRAQADSLRRTRSEAVARRIVEGGEERVVGTGLRIGDRVVVEAGEVIPGDGDVVEGIATVDESAITGESAPVIRESGGDRSAVTAGTTVLSDRIVVRITTAPGETFVDRMIALVEGAQRQKTPNEIALTILLSTLTIIFLLAVTALQPLAGYSGGLLPVVTLTALLVCLIPTTIGALLSAIGIAGMDRLVQRNVLAKSGRAVEAAGDVDTLLLDKTGTITFGNRRATALIPVGGAADADLAEVAVLSSLADPTPEGVSVVEFCREQHEIPDRPDGGEPVEFTAQTRMSGLDLPGRRIRKGAISAVRDWVRAGGGTVESEVDTIADGIARDGGTPLAVAEERDGAFRVVGVVRLSDVVKPGMAERFAELRAMGIRTVMVTGDNALTAAAIAREAGVDDHLAEAKPEDKMELIRREQDGGRLVAMTGDGTNDAPALAQADVGVAMNTGTAAAKEAGNMVDLDSDPTKLIEIVEIGKQLLITRGALTTFSIANDLAKYFAILPALFVAIHPQLGRLNVMQLATPSSAILSAVIFNALIIVALIPLALRGVRYRPSSAAALLRRNLLLFGVGGVLSPFLGIWLIDLVVRLIPGLG; via the coding sequence ATGACCGCCGTCCGCACCGACACCCCGGAATCCGCCGGGAACCAGCAGCCGCCGCGCGGCCGCGCCGTCGCCGCCGGGTCGTTCCGGCCGCGGCAGCTGCTCGCCGCCCTGCCGCAGGCCCTGCGCAAGCTGCACCCGAAGCACCAGCTGGCGAACCCCGTCCTGCTCGTCGTGTGGGTCGGCTCGGTGCTCAGCACCGCGCTCGCCGTCGCCGAGCCCAGCGCCTTCGGCATCGCCGTCGCCGCCTGGCTGTGGTTCACCGTGCTGTTCGCGAACCTCGCCGAAGCGGTCGCCGAAGGGCGCGGCCGCGCGCAGGCGGACTCGTTGCGGCGCACCAGGTCCGAGGCCGTCGCCCGCCGGATCGTCGAGGGCGGCGAGGAGCGGGTCGTGGGCACCGGCCTGCGCATCGGTGACCGCGTCGTCGTCGAAGCCGGCGAGGTGATCCCCGGCGACGGCGACGTCGTCGAGGGCATCGCCACCGTCGACGAGTCCGCCATCACCGGCGAATCCGCCCCCGTCATCCGCGAATCCGGCGGCGACCGGTCCGCGGTGACCGCCGGGACCACGGTCCTGTCCGACCGGATCGTCGTGCGGATCACCACCGCGCCCGGCGAGACCTTCGTGGACCGGATGATCGCGCTCGTCGAAGGCGCGCAGCGGCAGAAGACGCCGAACGAGATCGCGCTGACGATCCTGCTGTCCACGCTCACCATCATCTTCCTGCTCGCGGTGACCGCGCTGCAGCCGCTGGCCGGCTACTCCGGCGGGCTGCTGCCGGTGGTGACGCTGACCGCGCTGCTGGTGTGCCTGATCCCCACCACGATCGGGGCGCTGCTGTCGGCGATCGGCATCGCGGGCATGGACCGGCTGGTGCAGCGCAACGTGCTCGCCAAGTCCGGGCGCGCGGTGGAGGCCGCCGGGGACGTGGACACGCTGCTGCTGGACAAGACCGGCACCATCACCTTCGGGAACCGGCGCGCTACCGCGCTCATCCCGGTCGGGGGAGCAGCGGACGCCGACCTGGCCGAGGTGGCGGTGCTCTCCAGCCTCGCCGACCCGACCCCCGAAGGAGTCAGCGTCGTCGAGTTCTGCCGCGAGCAGCACGAGATCCCCGACCGGCCGGACGGCGGCGAACCGGTGGAGTTCACCGCGCAGACCCGGATGAGCGGCCTCGACCTGCCCGGCCGCCGCATCCGCAAGGGCGCGATCAGCGCGGTGCGGGACTGGGTGCGCGCGGGCGGCGGTACCGTCGAGTCCGAAGTGGACACCATCGCGGACGGCATCGCCCGGGACGGCGGCACCCCGCTCGCCGTCGCCGAGGAGCGGGACGGCGCGTTCCGCGTCGTCGGGGTGGTGCGGCTCTCCGACGTCGTCAAGCCCGGCATGGCCGAGCGGTTCGCCGAACTCCGCGCCATGGGCATCCGCACCGTCATGGTCACCGGCGACAACGCGCTCACCGCCGCCGCCATCGCCCGCGAAGCCGGTGTGGACGACCACCTCGCCGAGGCCAAGCCCGAGGACAAGATGGAGCTGATCCGCCGCGAGCAGGACGGCGGCAGGCTCGTCGCCATGACCGGGGACGGCACCAACGACGCGCCCGCCCTCGCGCAGGCCGACGTCGGCGTCGCCATGAACACCGGCACGGCCGCCGCCAAGGAGGCCGGGAACATGGTCGACCTGGACTCCGACCCGACCAAGCTCATCGAGATCGTCGAGATCGGCAAGCAGCTGCTCATCACCCGCGGCGCGCTGACCACGTTCAGCATCGCCAACGACCTGGCCAAGTACTTCGCGATCCTGCCCGCCCTGTTCGTCGCGATCCACCCGCAGCTGGGCCGGTTGAACGTGATGCAGCTGGCCACGCCGTCCTCGGCGATCCTGTCCGCGGTGATCTTCAACGCGCTGATCATCGTGGCGCTGATCCCGCTGGCGCTGCGCGGCGTGCGGTACCGGCCGTCGAGCGCGGCGGCGCTGCTGCGGCGGAACCTGCTGCTGTTCGGCGTCGGCGGGGTGCTCAGCCCGTTCCTCGGGATCTGGCTCATCGACCTGGTGGTGCGCCTCATCCCCGGCCTGGGGTGA
- a CDS encoding helix-turn-helix domain-containing protein, with translation MPRRAGPSARSRRLARSLRRIRAERGLSAAEVAKALGMSGSKINRVETCEIGIYLDDLERLLDYYRLPAERRVELLDIARHAEQRSWLRTRNAHFPADWQTWSDFEDEATGLRQYEPLTIPGLLQTPEYARSVIAATGGALSGDEVDDLVAHRMARQQLLSRRSPFNLHVILEECVLVRNFHTHGCGARQLRHIAHEAERENVIVQIVPANVGIHAGMAGAFILLDYGQDPCSVWLEQLVSSLFLDDEEHVEMYQATWENLVHVALDPEQSRDRLRQMAVLESAETEIMPS, from the coding sequence ATGCCCCGCCGCGCCGGACCATCCGCTCGCTCTCGCCGACTCGCCCGATCCCTCCGCCGGATCAGGGCGGAGCGAGGACTCAGCGCCGCCGAAGTGGCCAAGGCGCTCGGCATGTCCGGTAGCAAGATAAATCGAGTGGAGACCTGCGAGATCGGGATCTACCTGGACGACCTGGAACGCCTGCTCGACTACTACCGCCTGCCCGCTGAGCGTCGCGTCGAGCTCCTCGACATCGCCCGGCACGCCGAACAACGCAGCTGGCTGCGCACCCGCAACGCGCACTTCCCGGCGGATTGGCAGACGTGGAGCGATTTCGAAGACGAGGCGACGGGGTTGCGGCAGTACGAGCCGTTGACCATCCCGGGCCTGTTGCAGACGCCGGAGTACGCCCGGTCGGTCATCGCGGCCACCGGTGGTGCCTTGTCTGGAGACGAGGTGGACGATCTGGTGGCGCACAGAATGGCTCGCCAGCAGCTTCTTTCGCGGAGAAGTCCGTTCAATCTCCATGTCATTTTGGAAGAGTGTGTTCTGGTTCGAAATTTCCATACACATGGATGTGGCGCACGCCAACTCCGGCATATTGCGCACGAAGCCGAGCGCGAGAACGTCATCGTGCAGATCGTCCCCGCGAACGTCGGGATTCATGCGGGGATGGCAGGCGCCTTCATCCTGCTGGACTACGGCCAAGACCCGTGCTCGGTGTGGCTGGAGCAGCTCGTGTCCAGTCTGTTCCTCGACGACGAAGAACACGTTGAGATGTACCAAGCCACCTGGGAAAACCTGGTTCACGTAGCGCTTGATCCTGAGCAGTCCAGAGACCGGTTGCGCCAGATGGCTGTTCTGGAGAGTGCGGAGACTGAGATCATGCCCTCATGA
- a CDS encoding potassium-transporting ATPase subunit C, with product MFTTLVRQAGTAVRALLLFTVLLGVCYPLAVWGAGHLPGLRDHAEGSPLVVDGRVVGSELIGIDPVPADPAHDPYFHTRPSASADGPLGPGDPATSGGSNLAADNPELLAAVQQRRTGIAAREAVAPQLVPADAVTASASGVDAGISPAYAALQAPRVARETGLPVEEVHRLIAAATSGGVFAERTVAVPALNAAVAEHRG from the coding sequence ATGTTCACGACGTTGGTGCGGCAGGCCGGGACCGCGGTGCGGGCGCTGCTGCTGTTCACGGTGCTGCTGGGCGTGTGCTACCCGCTCGCGGTGTGGGGCGCGGGCCACCTGCCGGGGTTGCGCGACCACGCGGAAGGGTCGCCGCTGGTGGTGGACGGCCGGGTCGTCGGGTCCGAGCTGATCGGCATCGACCCGGTGCCCGCGGACCCGGCGCACGACCCGTACTTCCACACCCGCCCGTCGGCGTCGGCGGACGGGCCGCTCGGGCCCGGTGACCCGGCGACGTCCGGCGGCTCGAACCTGGCCGCGGACAACCCGGAGCTGCTGGCGGCCGTGCAGCAGCGGCGCACCGGCATCGCCGCCCGCGAAGCGGTCGCCCCGCAGCTGGTCCCGGCGGACGCGGTGACGGCCTCGGCCAGCGGTGTGGACGCGGGCATCAGCCCCGCGTACGCCGCGCTGCAAGCTCCGCGCGTCGCCCGCGAGACGGGGCTGCCGGTCGAGGAGGTGCACCGGCTCATCGCCGCCGCCACCTCCGGCGGCGTGTTCGCCGAGCGCACGGTCGCGGTCCCGGCGCTCAACGCGGCCGTCGCCGAGCACCGCGGATGA
- a CDS encoding DUF397 domain-containing protein — MGSPGTAGGWRKSAHSASSANCVEIAFGWRKSSRSNSTANCVEVGWRKSSRSNSSANCVEVAADGPVVAVRDSKSPDTGLLVFPARHWARFLASLRR, encoded by the coding sequence ATGGGCAGTCCTGGAACGGCCGGTGGGTGGCGCAAGTCAGCGCATAGCGCGAGCTCCGCGAACTGCGTCGAGATCGCCTTCGGTTGGCGGAAGTCCAGCCGCAGCAACAGCACCGCCAACTGCGTCGAGGTGGGCTGGCGGAAGTCCAGCCGCAGCAATAGCTCGGCGAACTGCGTCGAGGTGGCCGCCGACGGCCCGGTGGTGGCGGTCCGAGATTCGAAGTCGCCCGACACCGGCCTCCTCGTGTTCCCCGCCCGCCACTGGGCCCGGTTCCTCGCCTCTCTCCGCCGCTGA
- a CDS encoding DUF397 domain-containing protein — translation MSCSRFDGVRWQKSTRSASTANCVEVALGGPIVGVRDSKDPGGPVLAVSGERWADFLAAVGDSRLR, via the coding sequence ATGAGCTGCTCAAGGTTCGATGGGGTGCGATGGCAGAAGTCGACCCGCAGCGCCAGCACGGCCAACTGCGTCGAGGTCGCGCTGGGCGGCCCGATCGTCGGCGTCCGCGATTCGAAGGACCCGGGCGGTCCGGTGCTGGCGGTGTCCGGCGAGCGGTGGGCTGACTTCCTCGCTGCAGTGGGGGATTCGCGCCTTCGGTGA
- a CDS encoding sensor histidine kinase, with protein sequence MKRGELRIYLGAAPGVGKTYAMLGEARRRLERGTDLVVGLVETHGRAETERLLDGLEQVPRRRELHRGVQVTELDLDAVLARRPQVAVVDELAHTNAPGSRNEKRWQDVEELLEAGITVLSTVNVQHLESLNDVVETITGVRQQETVPDEVVRRAEQIELADITPQALRRRLAHGNVYAADKVDAALGNYFRTGNLTALRELALLWLADQVDVALRRYRAERHITDTWETRERVVAAITGGSESETLIRRARRIAARAGAELQVVHVLRGDGLAGASPANLARARRVADDVGASFHSVVGDDVPEALLEFARGVDATQLVIGTSRRSRWARLAAEGIGSTVVQRSGSIDVHMVTHGKAGARPFRRAAKNPLSRARRSWGWALACTLPPLVTLVSALLGDFELSTDVVGYFLATVVVALVGGVAPSVAAALLAGGLLNFFFTEPRHSLAVSSPETLVTVLGMVGVGVMVAVVVDRAARLAERAARARTEAALLASYARTVLAHPDPLPRLLEKLVENFGLSSAALLERGPDGWRIAASLGTTPCARPDQSDVDIEVTADVHLALRRPDGRALPADDRTVLEAAAGQALVALRQQRMAADAAEAQREADANRLRTALLSAVGHDLRTPLASIKASVSSLRLPGVQLSEQDVAELLAGVEESTDRLADLVDNLLDSSRLATGAIVPRLRPVGYDQAVAGALVGLDGRERVAVDTDESLPAVLADVGLLERVIANVVQNALKYGGDRVGVRASEHARWVELRIVDHGPGLPEGAADTVFAPFERLGGHADTGPPGVGLGLSVAQGFMQAMHGTIRAEDTPGGGLTMVLALPVATEGR encoded by the coding sequence ATGAAGCGGGGCGAGCTGCGGATCTACCTCGGCGCCGCGCCGGGCGTGGGCAAGACCTACGCGATGCTCGGCGAGGCGCGGCGGCGGCTCGAACGCGGCACCGACCTCGTCGTCGGCCTGGTGGAGACGCACGGCCGCGCCGAGACCGAACGCCTGCTGGACGGGCTGGAGCAGGTGCCGCGCCGCCGCGAGCTGCACCGCGGCGTCCAGGTCACCGAACTCGACCTGGACGCCGTGCTGGCCCGCCGCCCGCAGGTCGCCGTCGTCGACGAGCTCGCGCACACCAACGCCCCCGGCTCGCGCAACGAGAAGCGCTGGCAGGACGTCGAGGAACTCCTCGAAGCGGGGATCACCGTGCTGTCCACGGTGAACGTGCAGCACCTGGAGAGCCTCAACGACGTGGTCGAGACGATCACCGGGGTCCGCCAGCAGGAGACCGTCCCCGACGAGGTGGTGCGGCGCGCCGAGCAGATCGAGCTCGCCGACATCACCCCGCAGGCGCTGCGCCGCCGCCTCGCGCACGGCAACGTCTACGCCGCCGACAAGGTGGACGCCGCGCTGGGCAACTACTTCCGCACCGGCAACCTCACCGCGCTGCGCGAACTGGCGCTGCTGTGGCTGGCCGACCAGGTGGACGTGGCGTTGCGCCGCTACCGGGCGGAACGGCACATCACCGACACGTGGGAGACGCGGGAGCGGGTCGTCGCCGCGATCACCGGTGGTTCGGAGAGCGAGACGCTGATCCGCCGCGCCCGCCGCATCGCGGCCCGCGCCGGAGCCGAGCTGCAGGTAGTGCACGTGCTGCGCGGCGACGGCCTGGCCGGGGCGTCCCCGGCGAACCTGGCCCGGGCGCGGCGGGTCGCCGACGACGTGGGGGCCAGCTTCCACAGCGTCGTCGGCGACGACGTGCCGGAGGCGCTGCTGGAGTTCGCTCGCGGCGTCGACGCCACGCAGCTGGTGATCGGCACCTCGCGGCGCTCCCGGTGGGCGCGGCTGGCCGCGGAGGGCATCGGCTCGACCGTGGTCCAGCGCTCCGGGTCGATCGACGTGCACATGGTCACGCACGGCAAGGCGGGCGCGCGCCCGTTCCGCCGCGCCGCGAAGAACCCGCTGTCCCGGGCGCGCCGCAGCTGGGGCTGGGCGCTGGCGTGCACGCTGCCGCCGCTGGTGACGCTGGTCAGCGCGCTGCTCGGCGACTTCGAACTGTCCACCGACGTGGTGGGCTACTTCCTGGCGACCGTGGTGGTGGCGCTGGTCGGCGGGGTGGCGCCGTCGGTGGCGGCGGCGCTGCTGGCGGGCGGGCTGCTGAACTTCTTCTTCACCGAACCGCGGCACTCGCTGGCCGTCAGCTCCCCGGAGACGCTGGTGACGGTGCTCGGCATGGTCGGCGTCGGCGTGATGGTGGCGGTGGTGGTGGACCGGGCGGCACGGCTGGCGGAGCGCGCGGCGCGGGCGCGCACCGAGGCGGCGCTGCTGGCGTCCTACGCGCGCACGGTGCTGGCGCACCCCGATCCGCTGCCGCGGTTGCTGGAGAAGCTGGTGGAGAACTTCGGGCTGTCCTCGGCGGCGCTGCTGGAGCGCGGGCCGGACGGCTGGCGCATCGCGGCGTCCCTCGGCACCACGCCCTGCGCCCGGCCCGACCAGTCCGATGTGGACATCGAGGTGACCGCGGACGTGCACCTGGCGCTGCGCCGCCCCGACGGCCGGGCGCTGCCCGCCGACGACCGCACGGTGCTGGAGGCCGCCGCGGGCCAGGCGCTGGTGGCGCTGCGCCAGCAGCGGATGGCCGCCGACGCCGCCGAAGCCCAGCGGGAAGCGGACGCGAACCGGCTGCGCACCGCGCTGCTGTCCGCCGTCGGCCACGACCTGCGCACGCCGCTGGCGTCCATCAAGGCCTCGGTGAGCAGCCTGCGGCTGCCCGGCGTGCAGCTGTCCGAGCAGGACGTCGCCGAACTGCTCGCCGGGGTGGAGGAATCCACCGACCGGCTCGCGGACCTGGTGGACAACCTGCTGGACTCGTCCCGGCTGGCGACCGGCGCGATCGTGCCGCGGCTGCGCCCCGTCGGCTACGACCAGGCCGTCGCGGGCGCCCTGGTGGGCTTGGACGGGCGGGAGCGGGTCGCGGTGGACACCGACGAGTCGCTGCCCGCGGTGCTCGCCGACGTCGGACTGCTGGAACGGGTGATCGCGAACGTGGTGCAGAACGCGCTGAAGTACGGCGGAGACCGGGTTGGCGTGCGCGCCAGCGAACACGCCAGGTGGGTGGAGCTGCGCATCGTCGACCACGGCCCCGGCCTGCCCGAAGGCGCCGCGGACACCGTGTTCGCCCCGTTCGAGCGACTCGGCGGGCACGCCGACACCGGTCCTCCCGGGGTCGGGCTCGGGTTGAGCGTCGCGCAAGGTTTCATGCAGGCCATGCACGGCACGATCCGCGCCGAGGACACCCCCGGCGGCGGACTGACGATGGTGCTGGCGCTGCCGGTGGCGACGGAGGGGCGATGA